From Nguyenibacter vanlangensis, one genomic window encodes:
- a CDS encoding 23S rRNA (pseudouridine(1915)-N(3))-methyltransferase RlmH: MRLIAVGRMKDRVEHDLFQRYAARLTPRLDLVEIAEGRGAAVEIKRREAQGLLSALPERAFAVALDEGGRTHDSMAFARLVERWMGLARPLCFVIGGAEGLDGSVLARADDTLSLGPMTWPHMLVRGLLAEQLYRARAIASGHPYHRAGRP, translated from the coding sequence ATGCGGTTGATCGCGGTCGGGCGCATGAAGGATCGTGTCGAGCACGATCTGTTCCAGCGTTATGCCGCGCGGCTGACGCCGCGGCTGGATCTGGTGGAAATTGCCGAGGGCCGGGGGGCGGCGGTCGAGATCAAGCGGCGCGAGGCGCAGGGGCTGCTTTCGGCCTTGCCGGAGCGGGCGTTCGCGGTCGCGCTGGATGAAGGCGGGCGAACCCATGACAGCATGGCTTTCGCGCGCCTCGTCGAACGTTGGATGGGCTTGGCGCGGCCGCTCTGCTTCGTGATCGGCGGGGCAGAGGGACTGGATGGCAGCGTGCTCGCGCGCGCGGATGACACGCTCTCCCTGGGGCCGATGACCTGGCCGCATATGCTAGTGCGGGGATTGCTGGCCGAACAGCTTTATCGCGCGCGGGCGATTGCGTCCGGCCATCCGTACCACCGGGCGGGACGGCCCTGA
- a CDS encoding CHAP domain-containing protein, with protein MWAGGLGRSLLLSLAAASLGLTLSPKADARTHRAHHAHRSIMHHVVYHRHDSGHVIQCVAFAQADSDVALHGNAANWWYNAAGVYARGSAPESGSILNFRANRRMPLGHVAVVTDIVDSRTITIDQSHWAQRGISRHVSVIDVSPNNDWTAVRVALSHNGAYGSIYPTYGFIYARPDTTGHVMMASSERAVPHTRNDAPSDLRRPMTSTEVAEAPESLPVVTYGHAFRDDAPNRSIR; from the coding sequence ATGTGGGCAGGCGGTTTGGGACGTTCTCTCCTTTTATCACTGGCGGCCGCTTCCCTCGGTTTGACCCTCTCTCCCAAGGCGGATGCCCGGACGCATCGCGCGCACCATGCGCATCGCAGCATCATGCATCATGTGGTCTATCACCGGCATGACAGCGGCCATGTGATTCAGTGCGTGGCTTTCGCCCAGGCCGATTCCGACGTCGCCTTGCACGGCAATGCGGCCAATTGGTGGTACAACGCCGCCGGGGTCTATGCCCGCGGCTCTGCTCCCGAATCCGGCAGCATCCTGAACTTCCGCGCCAATCGCCGCATGCCGCTGGGACACGTCGCAGTCGTGACCGACATTGTCGACAGCCGAACCATCACCATCGACCAGTCCCACTGGGCCCAGCGCGGCATCAGCCGCCATGTATCGGTCATCGACGTGTCGCCCAACAATGACTGGACGGCCGTGCGCGTAGCGCTGAGCCATAACGGCGCCTATGGCAGCATCTATCCGACCTATGGCTTCATCTATGCGCGTCCGGACACGACCGGTCACGTCATGATGGCCAGCAGCGAACGTGCCGTGCCGCATACGCGCAACGACGCGCCCAGCGATCTTCGCCGCCCGATGACGTCGACCGAAGTGGCCGAGGCGCCGGAAAGCCTGCCGGTCGTGACCTATGGCCACGCCTTCCGCGACGACGCGCCGAATCGCTCCATCCGCTGA
- a CDS encoding nucleotidyltransferase family protein: protein MTTRPKSVAAILLAAGRSTRTGARHKLLASDRVGVPMVVRTLRALCTSPAWPIIVVLGHRADDLRTVIAAHAPYEQDVTTCLAADHADGLSASLRAGVREAARHRPSGILICLGDMPGLKPDLVARLIACHREAAAPAIVPVHGGRHGHPALWDRAMIPELIALRGDQGARGLIRALGTRVRTLDSDPSIHQDFDTAEQLDDFARS, encoded by the coding sequence GTGACCACCCGACCCAAGTCCGTCGCCGCAATCCTTCTGGCCGCCGGCCGGTCCACGCGCACCGGTGCGCGTCATAAATTGCTGGCGTCCGATCGGGTGGGCGTTCCAATGGTCGTCCGCACGCTACGGGCCCTATGCACCAGTCCGGCCTGGCCGATTATCGTCGTCCTGGGCCATCGCGCGGACGATCTTCGGACGGTCATCGCCGCACACGCCCCGTATGAGCAGGACGTGACGACCTGTCTCGCCGCCGATCACGCCGATGGCCTGTCGGCGAGCCTGCGCGCCGGCGTGAGAGAGGCGGCACGTCACCGACCATCCGGCATCCTGATCTGCCTGGGCGACATGCCAGGGCTGAAACCCGACTTGGTCGCCCGCCTGATCGCCTGTCACCGCGAAGCCGCCGCCCCGGCCATCGTCCCTGTCCATGGCGGGCGGCATGGCCATCCGGCGCTGTGGGATCGCGCCATGATCCCGGAACTGATCGCCCTGCGGGGTGACCAGGGCGCGCGGGGACTGATCCGCGCCCTGGGCACGCGCGTAAGGACACTCGACTCTGATCCGTCGATCCATCAGGATTTCGACACGGCCGAGCAACTGGATGATTTTGCCCGATCCTAA
- the rsfS gene encoding ribosome silencing factor: protein MKAPGTPRKKAAVAGPAKVVKREPAETSLLEKYLSIITESIADDKGEDIVVLDLTGRAAFADRMVIATGLADRQIAAMAAHIERKLGDAGLKRVLIEGASGSDWVLIDAGDIVVHLFKAEARAMYGLERMWGAELDVPPAEG from the coding sequence GTGAAGGCCCCGGGCACGCCGCGCAAGAAGGCGGCGGTCGCCGGGCCGGCCAAGGTGGTGAAGCGCGAGCCGGCGGAAACCAGCCTGCTGGAGAAATACCTGTCCATCATCACCGAGAGCATCGCTGACGACAAGGGCGAGGACATCGTGGTGCTGGACCTGACCGGTCGGGCGGCGTTCGCCGACCGGATGGTGATCGCGACCGGACTCGCGGACCGCCAGATCGCGGCCATGGCCGCGCATATCGAACGCAAGCTCGGCGATGCCGGCTTGAAGCGGGTGCTGATCGAAGGCGCCAGCGGGTCGGACTGGGTGCTGATCGACGCCGGTGATATTGTCGTTCATCTGTTCAAGGCCGAGGCTCGGGCCATGTACGGGCTAGAGCGCATGTGGGGCGCCGAACTGGACGTGCCGCCGGCCGAGGGATAA
- a CDS encoding RidA family protein — translation MSKIIRTEPNAILSKVVEYHGFLFTQGFVARDLTADIVAQTHDVLEQIDEALEQHGTDKTRLLQAQIWLKDIKDRDAMNGVWSAWLPKDGAPARACVQAVMAAPEILVEIMIVCTK, via the coding sequence ATGAGCAAGATCATCCGCACCGAACCGAACGCGATCCTGTCGAAGGTCGTCGAATATCACGGCTTCCTGTTTACCCAGGGCTTCGTCGCCCGCGACCTGACGGCCGACATCGTCGCCCAGACACATGACGTGCTGGAGCAGATCGACGAGGCCCTGGAGCAGCACGGCACCGACAAGACGCGCCTGCTGCAGGCGCAGATCTGGCTGAAGGACATCAAAGATCGTGACGCGATGAACGGCGTATGGTCGGCCTGGCTGCCCAAGGATGGCGCGCCTGCCCGCGCATGTGTCCAGGCAGTGATGGCCGCCCCCGAAATCCTGGTCGAAATCATGATCGTCTGCACGAAGTAG